The Azospirillum sp. TSH100 region CTATCCGCCCGCGACCGAGAACTATCATTACGAGATGGAACTGGTCGTCGCCATCGGCAAGCCGGCTTTCCGCATCGCGCGGGAACAGGCGCTGGACGTGGTCTACGGCTATGGCAGCGGTCTCGACATGACCCGGCGCGACCTCCAGCTCGCCGCCCGCGCCAAGCAGCGGCCCTGGGATATCGGCAAGGATTTCGAGGAGTCCGCCGTCCTGTCGGAGATCGTCCCGGTGGCGGACTGCGGCCACCCGACCAGCGGCACGCTGGAGCTGCGCGTCAATGGCGAGACGAAGCAGTCCACCGACCTGACCCTGCTGATCTGGTCGATTCCGGAGCTGATCGCCCATCTGTCGACCCTGTACCATCTGCAACCGGGCGACCTGATCTACACCGGCACGCCGGAGGGCGTCGGCGCCGTCAAGCCCGGCGACCGCATCGAAGGCTCGATCGCCGGGATCGGCACCATCGCGCTGACCATCGGCGAACCGGCCTGATCGTGGCGGGGGCCGGAAGCTTCCGGCCCCTTCCTCTCCGCGTCAGGCCGCCTTCGTCCCCGGCGCGCGGGCGCCGTTCAGGAACAGGCGCACGGCCTGCCGGACATAGCGGTCCAGATCGGGAATGGCCGGCGCGCTCTGCGGCAGGATCAGGCGGCGGATCAGCAGGTTGCCGCTGACCATGCCCAGAAAGGCCTGGGCGGCGGCGGCCGGATCGTCGATGCGCAGATCACCGCGATCCGACAGCAGCCGCAGATAGTCGGCCAGCTGCCCGATGGCGCTCTCCGGGCCGATGCGGAAGAAGGCCTCGGCGATGTCGGGCACGCGGTCGCCCTCCGCGATCAGGACGCGGATCGTGGCGGTCGTCTCCTCGTTCAGCAGCGTCTTGACCAGATGCAGGGCGAAGGCGGTCAGACCGGCTTCCGGCGTCACCTGCTCGTTGGTGCGGGCGGGGGCGAGGCCGGAGAGGATCACGGCGTTGTCCTCCTCCAGGATGGCGCGGAACAG contains the following coding sequences:
- a CDS encoding TetR/AcrR family transcriptional regulator → MTSSHKARSSPNSGHQQAAAHMAGPPCGPATCGPRGMARRQAILAAARCLFVEKGFEKTTLSDIIAVAGGSRATLYEHFGDKEGLFRAILEEDNAVILSGLAPARTNEQVTPEAGLTAFALHLVKTLLNEETTATIRVLIAEGDRVPDIAEAFFRIGPESAIGQLADYLRLLSDRGDLRIDDPAAAAQAFLGMVSGNLLIRRLILPQSAPAIPDLDRYVRQAVRLFLNGARAPGTKAA
- a CDS encoding fumarylacetoacetate hydrolase family protein encodes the protein MTEYVFAPATLPAAPVRGTDARFPINRIFCVGRNYEAHAREMGVQVDREAPFYFTKAPGTYVPSGATVAYPPATENYHYEMELVVAIGKPAFRIAREQALDVVYGYGSGLDMTRRDLQLAARAKQRPWDIGKDFEESAVLSEIVPVADCGHPTSGTLELRVNGETKQSTDLTLLIWSIPELIAHLSTLYHLQPGDLIYTGTPEGVGAVKPGDRIEGSIAGIGTIALTIGEPA